From one Lycium ferocissimum isolate CSIRO_LF1 chromosome 5, AGI_CSIRO_Lferr_CH_V1, whole genome shotgun sequence genomic stretch:
- the LOC132057877 gene encoding uncharacterized protein LOC132057877 has protein sequence MDVIGPIEPSASNKHPFILVAIEYFTKWVEVASYSSVTKKVVTVFVRNNIICRFGIPKTIITDNEANLNSHLMRDMCAQFWITHRNSTAYHPQMNGDVEAANKNIKKILRKIIDNYKDWHEQLSYAFLGYRTTARTSTGATPYLLVYGTEAVIPAEVEILLLRIIQEAELDNAEWVRKSYKHLALIDEKRMIVVCHGQLYQQRMARAFNKRVRTRVFQIGN, from the coding sequence ATGGATGTCATAGGACCAATTGAGCCATCCGCGTCAAACAAACATCCTTTCATCTTGGTTGCCATAGAAtacttcaccaagtgggtggaagtaGCATCTTACTCATCAGtgacaaagaaagtggtcaCAGTGTTTGTGCGTAACAATATTATATGCCGATTTGGCATCCCCAAAacaatcataacagacaatgaGGCTAACCTGAATAGCCATTTGATGAGAGACATGTGTGCACAGTTCTGGATTACCCACCGAAATTCAACTGCATATCATCCGCAAATGAATGGGGATGTAGAAGCCGCcaataaaaatatcaagaaaatcCTCCGAAAGATAATTGATAACTATAAAGATTGGCATGAACAATTGTCTTATGCGTTCCTGGGATACCGTACTACGGCCAGGACCTCAACTGGAGCCACTCCGTACCTGTTAGTGTATGGCACCGAAGCAGTGATACCAGCTGAGGTAGAAATTCTTTTGCTTCGGATAATACAAGAAGCTGAGTTGGACAATGCGGAGTGGGTCCGTAAAAGTTATAAGCATCTGGCTTTAATAGATGAAAAGAGGATGATCGTTGTTTGCCATGGTCAACTGTACCAGCAGAGAATGGCGCGTGCTTTCAACAAACGTGTGAGAACTCGGGTGTTTCAGATTGGCAATTAG